One Asterias rubens chromosome 1, eAstRub1.3, whole genome shotgun sequence genomic region harbors:
- the LOC117296971 gene encoding vitamin D3 receptor-like codes for MESTIAMPQAAESSDLKSSAQSTKDERLCLVCGDRANGVHYNVLSCEGCKSFFLRSTKSKATFVCNQGGKCSMDLYTRRHCPACRMTRCVELGMNVDRVWDDSRLKTRKQLIRVKRKKKQPSPNPKRSAAAASTVSPPSSTDTSAANSPPPGQSHPTCSFNMTPSMTSDMTPDIAAFMNTVMSPGIDQTSMQPSPMGQSEPQWELTAEQKSLLERLEKGYTASKEVFKNIFPRAPGSLAIPMSSMSANGSSISQLFATTSEEGSTTTAEETAPSQASTSCGSSASKNPLTGLMSLLPDGMTAEMALNALATGDLSIPAGLDLSSLPPGLSNIALGLMGAQNQAGTGETNSAGTSSDGEGKEPDAYQSVHRVTSFITNGSMKECAAQERPKLPIHKELLHTAMDMFAILVKQTIHFAKTIPGFMDLLCDDQAVLIKASIMDALLLRCAESYVPDMGCVFNEMTNDIFHINMMYQMGYTTLPEQAFQFMKETKECQLSTGEYALLNAVAILSPDRIELHNRELVEEIQFSVVETLHATTKVFHQEDKTLFAKLIMKLTKMRDIAVVHLSDLMEVQVQERDLSPLIIELFGLETSSTV; via the exons ATGGAAAGCACAATAGCAATGCCCCAAGCAGCGGAATCATCTGACCTGAAATCCAGTGCCCAGTCCACCAAAGACGAACGTCTGTGTCTAGTATGCGGCGATCGCGCCAACGGGGTTCACTACAACGTCTTGTCCTGCGAGGGCTGCAAGAGTTTCTTCCTACGCAGCACCAAGTCCAAGGCAACCTTCGTGTGCAATCAGGGCGGGAAATGTTCAATGGATTTGTACACCAGACGGCATTGTCCAGCCTGCCGGATGACAAGATGTGTGGAGCTAGGAATGAATGTGGATC GGGTGTGGGACGACAGTCGTTTAAAAACGAGAAAACAGCTCATCCGGGtcaaacgaaagaaaaaacagccctCTCCTAACCCAAAGCGCAGCGCTGCGGCTGCAAGCACCGTTTCCCCTCCATCCAGTACTGACACATCGGCTGCCAACTCCCCTCCGCCTGGGCAGTCGCATCCGACATGCTCCTTCAACATGACCCCAAGTATGACCTCTGACATGACCCCAGATATAGCAGCCTTCATGAATACTGTCATGTCCCCTGGCATAGACCAGACCTCTATGCAACCTTCGCCAATGGGCCAGAGTGAGCCTCAGTGGGAGCTGACTGCAGAGCAGAAGAGCTTGTTGGAGCGTTTGGAGAAAGGCTACACGGCATCCAAGGAAGTCTTCAAAAATATCTTT CCTAGAGCACCTGGGTCTCTTGCCATACCCATGAGTTCAATGAGTGCCAATGGTAGCAGCATATCACAACTCTTTGCGACAACATCAGAAGAAGGTTCAACGACGACAGCAGAAGAGACGGCCCCATCCCAAGCCTCTACATCGTGTGGCTCATCAGCCTCAAAGAACCCTTTGACTGGGTTGATGTCGCTCCTACCCGATGGGATGACCGCCGAGATGGCGTTGAACGCCCTGGCTACGGGAGACCTCAGCATACCCGCTGGACTCGACCTCAGCAGTCTACCCCCTGGCCTGTCGAACATTGCCTTGGGTCTAATGGGCGCTCAAAACCAGGCAGGGACTGGTGAGACAAACTCAGCTGGGACTTCATCGGACGGAGAGGGGAAAGAACCTGATGCTTACCAGTCAGTACATCGTGTGACGTCTTTCATCACCAACGGCTCCATGAAAGAGTGCGCCGCACAGGAGAGACCTAAGTTACCCATCCACAAGGAGTTATTACACACAGCGATGGACATGTTCGCCATCCTGGTCAAACAGACGATTCACTTTGCCAAAACGATTCCTGGATTTATGGACTTGCTGTGCGACGACCAGGCGGTGCTGATCAAAGCCAGTATAATGGATGCACTCCTGTTGCGCTGTGCGGAGAGCTACGTCCCCGATATGGGCTGTGTCTTCAATGAAATGACCAATGATATATTCCACATTAACATGATGTATCAGATGGGGTATACGACCCTACCGGAGCAGGCATTTCAGTTTATGAAAGAGACCAAAGAGTGTCAACTGTCCACAGGAGAGTATGCCTTGCTAAATGCTGTAGCAATCCTCTCGCCGG ACCGCATCGAACTCCACAATCGCGAGCTCGTTGAAGAGATCCAGTTCTCAGTGGTAGAGACGCTACACGCCACCACCAAGGTGTTCCACCAAGAGGACAAGACGCTGTTTGCTAAGCTGATCATGAAGCTTACCAAGATGAGGGACATTGCCGTGGTTCACCTCAGCGACCTGATGGAGGTCCAGGTACAGGAAAGAGACCTGAGCCCTCTCATTATTGAACTCTTTGGTCTGGAGACGAGCTCAACGGTATGA